One stretch of Brevibacillus laterosporus DNA includes these proteins:
- a CDS encoding helicase → MSIKEKIKDILKPIEANVVGVFWKSPELYFDYHDLSKELFKNPIWLFFYTLGQKVARKGIKILDEVSVEVFLQDKSKSHEKYKEYGGYDVIENLNFYSTIENADSYISELKKWAALYEIADKLIINENTISNLSDLNVNELYDYFNAQLNNIFINADDGIETHNLEDDLLEIIDEADSGLNVGMEIPSKILNSEIGGVMDGQIYLLGGLSGTGKTTATIQLILSAVFENEEACVVMLNEQDHVKWKQELLTWIINNKIDRNEMPFFNKKRWRQGKFTKDERVLLANAKDYLEQKMINNKIILCHFKSYSRKQSEKIIKKYASLGVKKFVLDTFKISSDRDNNESFWLSMQEDMRKFDDLIKASNLNVHLWITLQLQKGSVLKRYLTGDSIGMAKNVIDVATVGMLMRRVRNDEYAGGKWELKVIEPIGTNSSITTGREVVLNPNKKYVIIFIEKNRNGESQAYQIVAEQDLGNIIYKEVGICDIPFDS, encoded by the coding sequence GTGAGCATCAAGGAGAAAATTAAAGATATCTTAAAACCAATAGAAGCTAATGTTGTTGGGGTGTTTTGGAAGAGTCCTGAGCTTTATTTTGATTACCACGATTTATCTAAAGAACTGTTCAAGAATCCAATATGGCTATTTTTTTATACACTGGGTCAGAAAGTAGCACGTAAGGGCATAAAAATACTTGATGAAGTATCTGTAGAGGTATTCTTACAGGATAAAAGTAAATCGCATGAAAAGTATAAAGAATATGGTGGATACGATGTCATTGAAAACCTTAATTTCTATTCGACCATAGAAAATGCCGACTCATACATAAGTGAATTAAAGAAATGGGCTGCTCTATATGAAATAGCAGATAAATTAATCATCAATGAGAATACAATAAGTAATTTATCAGATCTAAATGTTAATGAGCTTTATGATTATTTTAATGCTCAACTGAATAACATCTTTATAAATGCTGACGATGGAATTGAGACACATAATCTTGAAGACGATCTTCTTGAAATTATCGATGAGGCTGATAGCGGATTAAACGTTGGGATGGAAATACCAAGTAAGATTTTAAATAGCGAAATTGGCGGAGTAATGGATGGGCAAATCTATCTTTTGGGAGGTTTAAGTGGAACTGGGAAAACAACTGCAACTATCCAATTAATATTATCTGCTGTTTTTGAAAATGAAGAAGCGTGTGTAGTAATGCTAAATGAGCAAGACCACGTTAAATGGAAACAAGAATTATTGACTTGGATTATAAATAATAAAATTGATCGAAATGAGATGCCTTTCTTCAATAAGAAAAGGTGGAGGCAAGGAAAGTTCACTAAAGATGAAAGAGTGCTGCTTGCCAACGCTAAGGATTACCTTGAACAAAAGATGATCAATAACAAAATCATTCTTTGCCACTTTAAATCATACTCTCGAAAGCAATCCGAAAAGATAATAAAAAAGTACGCTTCGTTGGGCGTTAAGAAGTTCGTATTAGATACTTTTAAGATTTCTTCAGATAGAGATAATAACGAATCATTCTGGCTATCAATGCAAGAAGATATGAGAAAGTTTGATGATCTTATAAAAGCTTCAAACTTAAATGTCCACTTATGGATTACATTACAGTTACAAAAAGGTAGTGTACTGAAGAGATATTTGACCGGTGATAGTATTGGTATGGCAAAAAATGTAATAGACGTTGCCACTGTAGGAATGTTAATGCGTAGGGTTAGAAATGATGAATATGCAGGTGGAAAATGGGAACTTAAAGTAATCGAACCAATTGGTACTAATTCGTCTATAACAACAGGTAGAGAAGTTGTTCTTAATCCAAATAAAAAATATGTAATTATATTTATTGAGAAAAATAGGAACGGAGAAAGTCAAGCATATCAAATTGTTGCTGAACAAGATTTAGGAAATATTATTTACAAGGAGGTTGGGATTTGCGATATTCCGTTTGACTCCTAA
- a CDS encoding DUF1273 family protein — protein MVDFRKILEQRNSEEYKLEQAAKVERKRLKEELRKKTACFTGHRPDKLGGYDMKNPTMMKLKEKLIETIEAVIKQEGITRFISGGALGTDTLAFYCVHRLKSKYPHIQNILSVPFENQDKVWSVEQKKWYRKMFDLADEAIYVDTLNEYIVKDTVTGDYHPTKLQKRNEHMIDRSSVVIAVYDGNKGGTANCLWYARKSVDSRVVYRLHPNYDFELDISYMGYC, from the coding sequence TTGGTAGATTTCAGGAAGATTCTTGAACAAAGAAACTCAGAGGAGTATAAGCTTGAGCAAGCCGCTAAAGTAGAACGTAAGCGACTAAAAGAAGAACTACGTAAGAAGACAGCTTGTTTTACTGGGCATAGACCGGACAAACTTGGTGGCTATGATATGAAGAATCCTACAATGATGAAGTTAAAAGAGAAATTAATAGAGACGATAGAAGCTGTAATTAAACAAGAAGGTATAACTCGTTTCATTTCGGGTGGAGCTTTAGGGACTGATACATTAGCATTTTATTGTGTTCATCGCCTGAAGAGTAAATATCCACATATCCAAAACATACTGTCAGTACCCTTTGAAAATCAAGATAAGGTATGGAGTGTCGAGCAAAAGAAATGGTATAGAAAAATGTTTGATCTAGCAGATGAGGCAATATACGTAGATACCTTAAACGAATACATAGTCAAAGACACTGTTACTGGTGACTATCATCCTACTAAATTGCAAAAGAGAAATGAGCATATGATTGATCGTAGTAGTGTTGTAATTGCTGTATACGATGGAAATAAAGGTGGTACAGCAAATTGTCTCTGGTATGCCAGAAAGAGCGTTGATAGCCGAGTAGTCTATCGATTACATCCAAACTATGATTTTGAACTAGATATAAGTTATATGGGATATTGCTAA
- a CDS encoding CCA tRNA nucleotidyltransferase, which translates to MNIPSNVQIVLDILHENGHSAYLVGGCVRDHLLNREPKDYDISTSAKPEEVQQLFDKTIPTGIKHGTVTVVLDGENIEVTTYRKDGNYSDGRRPDSVEFAETIEEDLSRRDFTMNAIAFDGENYIDPFNGREDLQYGFIRAVGKPLERLKEDALRMLRAIRFAGQLGFNINIDTMEAIKTSSHLISNVSIERQREELCKILQSDKPSIALRLLHKSTLLQYIIPELNSCVGFDQYSPYHDKCVFEHTLEVLDNVPPFLEVRLAALFHDTAKPNTFSLDEKGIGHFYGHQSEGAELTQKIMQRLKFDTRTVKTVSMLVNEHMSRPNIDQVKAIKKLIRRVGVENLNSLFKLQEADIKTHKNYEAHLDSFLLTVQKTKEILEEKQPFSVKDLDINGHDLIEIGFEKGRKIGEVLNKLLELVLDQPELNTKTILLGKAKNYIK; encoded by the coding sequence GTGAATATCCCATCAAATGTACAAATCGTTTTAGATATATTACATGAAAATGGACACTCTGCTTATTTAGTTGGTGGATGTGTAAGAGATCATCTATTGAATAGAGAACCAAAGGATTATGATATTTCAACCTCTGCAAAACCAGAGGAAGTACAACAATTATTTGATAAAACTATTCCTACAGGAATCAAACATGGAACCGTAACAGTGGTTCTTGACGGAGAAAACATTGAGGTAACTACATATCGTAAAGATGGTAATTACTCAGATGGACGTAGACCAGATTCAGTAGAGTTTGCAGAAACAATTGAAGAAGATTTAAGTCGAAGAGATTTTACAATGAATGCAATTGCATTTGATGGTGAAAATTATATAGATCCGTTTAACGGTAGAGAAGATTTACAATATGGATTTATTAGAGCGGTTGGAAAACCATTAGAACGCTTAAAAGAAGATGCTTTAAGAATGCTTAGAGCTATTCGATTTGCTGGTCAATTAGGATTTAACATTAATATAGATACAATGGAAGCAATTAAAACAAGTAGTCATTTAATAAGCAATGTATCTATAGAAAGACAACGTGAAGAGCTTTGTAAGATTCTACAATCAGATAAGCCAAGTATCGCACTACGACTTCTCCATAAATCTACTTTACTTCAATACATAATCCCAGAGCTGAATAGTTGTGTTGGCTTTGATCAATACAGCCCATATCATGATAAATGTGTTTTTGAACATACATTGGAAGTGTTAGATAATGTACCTCCATTTCTTGAAGTTAGACTTGCAGCATTATTTCATGACACAGCAAAACCAAACACTTTTTCTCTTGACGAGAAGGGTATTGGTCACTTTTATGGGCATCAATCTGAAGGGGCTGAATTGACTCAAAAGATTATGCAACGTTTAAAATTTGACACTAGAACGGTTAAAACAGTTAGCATGCTTGTTAATGAGCATATGAGTAGACCAAATATTGATCAAGTAAAAGCTATAAAAAAACTAATTCGAAGAGTAGGGGTAGAGAATTTAAACAGTTTATTCAAGTTGCAAGAAGCAGATATTAAAACGCATAAAAATTATGAGGCTCATCTTGATTCTTTTTTACTAACTGTACAAAAAACAAAAGAAATACTAGAAGAAAAGCAACCATTTTCAGTAAAAGATTTAGATATTAATGGTCATGATTTGATTGAAATTGGATTTGAAAAAGGTAGAAAAATTGGTGAGGTTTTAAATAAACTACTTGAATTAGTGTTAGATCAACCAGAATTAAATACTAAGACGATACTGCTAGGTAAAGCTAAAAACTATATAAAATAA